One Amaranthus tricolor cultivar Red isolate AtriRed21 chromosome 10, ASM2621246v1, whole genome shotgun sequence genomic window carries:
- the LOC130824861 gene encoding uncharacterized mitochondrial protein AtMg00810-like yields the protein MTTIRCLLAIASFKNWKQYQLDVNNAFLHGDDTPSILALQNHQHIVFSIKDLGQLTFFLGLEIRYLPQGIIITQSNFTKEFLLDSGITNFKKVVTPLPINLKLQKDNFPIFHDPPLYRSLVGKLNFLTHTCPDLAYTVQKLSQYLQNPTQAHYNALQHTLHYVHSIAGQGILLHAIDRLSLQAFSDFDWGA from the exons ATGACAACCATCCGTTGTCTTCTGGCTATTGCATCCTTTAAAAATTGGAAACAATATCAACTAGATGTCAAcaatgcttttttacatg GAGATGATACACCAAGTATTCTTGCTCTCCAAAATCATCAGCATATTGTTTTTAGCATTAAAGACTTGGGACAACTTACTTTCTTCCTTGGTCTTGAAATCAGATATCTCCCTCAAGGTATCATCATAACACAAAGCAACTTCACCAAAGAGTTTTTATTAGACAGTGGTATAACCAATTTTAAAAAAGTTGTTACCCCTCTTCCTATCAATCTAAAGCTACAAAAAGACAATTTCCCAATTTTCCATGATCCACCTTTGTACCGTAGCCTCGttggaaaattaaattttttaacccACACCTGTCCTGACCTCGCTTATACAGTACAAAAACTAAGTCAATATCTTCAGAATCCTACTCAAGCCCATTACAATGCCTTACAACATACACTCCACTATGTTCATTCAATAGCTGGTCAAGGCATACTTCTTCATGCCATTGATAGACTTTCCTTACAAGCCTTCTCTGATTTTGATTGGGGTGCCTGA